Proteins from a genomic interval of Musa acuminata AAA Group cultivar baxijiao chromosome BXJ1-9, Cavendish_Baxijiao_AAA, whole genome shotgun sequence:
- the LOC135594075 gene encoding cysteine proteinase inhibitor-like, with amino-acid sequence MADSYLALRSRPSLLLVLLVLRCFSLSVATASDPDATVTVGGISDAEGAPVGAEIEQLARFAVDEDNKKHVLNTLLEFARVVKAREQVVVGTLHHLTIEVIDAGKKKIYEAKVWIKPWLNFKELQEFRHAGDS; translated from the exons atggcggattcttacttggctcttcggtcccggccgtcactgctcctcgtcctcctcgttcTACGCTGCTTCTCTCTGTCCGTGGCGACGGCGTCGGATCCGGACGCGACGGTGACCGTCGGAGGGATCAGCGACGCGGAGGGGGCTCCGGTCGGCGCCGAGATCGAGCAGCTTGCCCGCTTCGCCGTCGACGAAGACAACAAGAAGCATGTCCTT AATACCCTGTTGGAGTTCGCGCGTGTGGTCAAGGCGAGGGAGCAGGTGGTTGTGGGGACTCTTCACCACCTGACCATCGAGGTCAtcgacgccgggaagaagaagataTACGAGGCCAAGGTGTGGATCAAGCCATGGCTCAACTTCAAGGAGCTGCAGGAGTTCAGGCATGCCGGCGACTCCTAA